The Solea senegalensis isolate Sse05_10M linkage group LG9, IFAPA_SoseM_1, whole genome shotgun sequence genome has a segment encoding these proteins:
- the LOC122774930 gene encoding cysteine-rich venom protein latisemin — MLALMICTLMLQLAQIACDTCAISTNKTWIRKEIVDVHNRYRRLVQPQASNMLQMSYSTALEATAQAWVENCILAHGPPSSRMLNGYQLGENLFYSNSPYSWSQAIGAWHSEVEHYQYPNISTNGESIGHYTQVVWNTSYKVGCGVKNCNGTYLYGCHYYRAGNFLGWPPYKVGRPCGSCNNSCVNQLCTNPCPYVNPFSNCPAMVVNLGCNNTVARATCFASCNCTNKIIPIG, encoded by the exons ATGTTAGCACTTATGATTTGCACCTTGATGCTGCAGCTGGCACAGATCGCCTGTGATACA TGCG ctatctccacaaacaaaacatggattCGGAAAGAGATCGTTGATGTTCACAATAGGTACAGACGTTTGGTTCAGCCCCAAGCATCGAACATGCTGCAGATG aGCTACAGCACTGCGTTAGAAGCTACAGCTCAGGCCTGGGTTGAAAATTGCATCCTGGCTCATGGTCCTCCCAGTTCCCGCATGCTCAATG GATATCAATTAGGTGAGAACCTGTTCTATTCGAACTCGCCTTACTCCTGGTCGCAGGCCATTGGTGCCTGGCACAGCGAGGTGGAGCACTACCAGTATCCCAACATATCGACCAATGGAGAAAGCATCGGCCACTACACACAG GTGGTGTGGAACACGTCCTACAAGGTCGGCTGTGGAGTGAAGAATTGCAACGGCACCTATCTCTACGGTTGCCACTATTATCGAGC aggaaACTTCCTGGGCTGGCCTCCTTACAAAGTTGGACGTCCTTGTGGTTCCTGTAACAACAGCTGCGTAAATCAACTCTGCA ccaACCCATGTCCCTATGTGAACCCATTCAGCAACTGTCCGGCCATGGTAGTGAATCTCGGATGCAATAACACTGTAGCAAGGGCCACGTGTTTTGCTTCGTGTAACTGCACCAATAAAATCATCCCAATAGGCTGA